In Pseudomonas fluorescens NCIMB 11764, a single window of DNA contains:
- a CDS encoding ATP-binding protein — MFRILFRLYLVTIVSYSAAIYLVPDVVIKVFQERFVTYNLDYSRGLQTLIVKQFHAVPEAQWPALASEMDKEFNPLRIVLTGSDDPGLTPAEQQRLQRGESVVRIGDWGWRTLAVTPLNPQTVVQMVVPPDPLDVNLLYWSINVLIGATMLACLLAWLRPHWRDLERLKGTAERFGKGHLSERTKISASSNIGSLAHVFDTMAGDIENLLNQQRDLLDAVSHELRTPLTRLDFGLALALSDDLPAASRERLQGLVAHIRELDELVLELLSYSRLQNPARLPEQVEVSLDEFIDSILGSVDEELDSPEIVIDVLLHGQLERFSLDPRLTARAIQNLLRNAMRYCEKRIQIGVKVCAKGCEIWVDDDGIGIPDDERERIFEPFYRLDRSRDRATGGFGLGLAISRRALEAQGGTLTVEPSPLGGARFRSWLPTPA; from the coding sequence ATGTTCAGAATCCTGTTTCGCCTGTATCTGGTGACGATCGTCTCCTACAGCGCGGCGATTTATCTGGTGCCGGACGTGGTGATCAAGGTCTTCCAGGAGCGCTTCGTCACCTACAACCTCGATTATTCCCGCGGGCTGCAAACCCTCATCGTCAAGCAGTTCCACGCCGTGCCCGAGGCACAATGGCCGGCGTTGGCGAGCGAAATGGACAAGGAATTCAACCCGCTGCGCATCGTGCTGACCGGCAGTGACGATCCTGGCTTGACCCCGGCAGAGCAGCAGCGTCTGCAGCGTGGCGAAAGCGTGGTGCGCATTGGCGACTGGGGCTGGCGCACCTTGGCGGTGACCCCGTTGAACCCACAAACGGTGGTGCAAATGGTCGTGCCGCCGGACCCGCTGGACGTCAATCTGTTGTACTGGAGCATCAACGTGCTGATCGGTGCGACGATGCTGGCGTGTCTGCTGGCCTGGCTGCGCCCGCACTGGCGCGATCTGGAACGCCTCAAAGGCACCGCCGAGCGCTTCGGTAAGGGGCACTTGAGTGAGCGCACGAAGATTTCCGCCAGCTCCAACATCGGTAGCCTGGCCCACGTGTTCGACACCATGGCGGGCGACATTGAAAACCTGCTCAACCAGCAGCGGGATTTACTCGACGCGGTCTCCCACGAGCTGCGCACGCCGCTGACACGGCTGGACTTTGGCCTGGCCCTGGCGCTGTCCGACGACTTGCCGGCCGCCAGCCGCGAGCGTTTGCAAGGCCTGGTTGCGCACATCCGCGAACTCGACGAACTGGTGCTGGAGCTGCTCTCCTACAGCCGCCTGCAAAACCCGGCGCGTTTGCCGGAACAGGTCGAAGTGTCGCTGGACGAATTCATCGACAGCATTCTGGGCAGTGTCGACGAAGAACTGGATTCTCCGGAAATCGTGATTGACGTGCTGCTTCACGGCCAGCTCGAACGCTTCAGTCTCGACCCGCGCCTCACCGCTCGCGCCATTCAGAACCTGCTGCGCAACGCGATGCGCTATTGCGAGAAGCGCATTCAGATTGGTGTGAAGGTCTGCGCAAAGGGGTGCGAAATCTGGGTCGATGACGACGGGATCGGCATTCCCGATGACGAACGTGAGCGGATTTTTGAGCCGTTCTACCGCCTGGACCGCAGTCGGGACAGAGCGACGGGCGGGTTTGGATTGGGGCTGGCGATCAGCCGAAGGGCGCTGGAGGCGCAGGGCGGTACACTCACGGTCGAGCCTTCACCGCTGGGGGGCGCGCGGTTTCGGTCGTGGCTTCCCACCCCTGCATGA
- a CDS encoding RNA polymerase sigma factor yields MGQHLARLWRYGLLLSRQRHVAEDLVQATCVRALERAGQFVPGTRMDRWLLSILHSIWLNEVRSRRVRQGQGLVDADNALSFDGEHVAQTHVLATQVIRRVDALPEAQRETVFLAYVEGLSYREVAEVLDVPIGTVMSRLAAARAKLAEYPPLHAVPNPTTGERR; encoded by the coding sequence CTGGGCCAGCACCTGGCGCGTTTATGGCGCTACGGCCTGCTGCTGTCCCGGCAACGGCATGTCGCCGAAGACCTGGTGCAGGCCACCTGCGTGCGGGCGCTTGAACGAGCCGGGCAATTTGTCCCCGGCACCCGCATGGACCGCTGGCTGCTGAGCATCCTGCATTCGATCTGGCTCAACGAAGTGCGCTCGCGGCGGGTGCGTCAGGGCCAGGGGCTGGTGGATGCCGACAACGCCTTGTCGTTCGACGGTGAGCATGTCGCGCAAACCCACGTGCTCGCGACGCAGGTGATCCGGCGCGTCGATGCACTGCCCGAAGCCCAGCGCGAAACCGTTTTTCTGGCCTACGTCGAAGGCTTGTCCTATCGCGAAGTCGCTGAAGTGCTGGACGTGCCCATCGGCACGGTCATGAGCCGACTGGCCGCTGCACGGGCGAAACTGGCCGAGTATCCGCCGTTGCACGCCGTGCCGAACCCCACCACCGGAGAACGTCGATGA
- a CDS encoding response regulator transcription factor, which yields MPNILLVEDDTALSELIASYLERNGYSVSVISRGDHVRERARINPPDLVILDLMLPGLDGLQVCRLLRADSATLPILMLTARDDSHDQVLGLEMGADDYVTKPCEPRVLLARVRTLLRRSSLSEPQTANDRILMGNLCIDLSERTVTWREQLVELSSGEYNLLVVLARHAGEVLSRDQILQRLRGIEFNGTDRSVDVAISKLRRKFDDNAGEARKIKTVWGKGYLFSRSEWEC from the coding sequence ATGCCCAACATCCTCCTGGTCGAAGACGACACCGCGCTCTCCGAACTGATTGCCAGCTACCTGGAACGCAACGGTTATTCCGTCAGTGTGATCAGCCGAGGCGATCACGTGCGCGAGCGCGCGCGGATCAATCCGCCGGACCTGGTGATCCTCGACCTGATGTTGCCGGGCCTCGACGGCCTGCAAGTCTGCCGCTTGCTGCGCGCGGACTCGGCCACGCTGCCGATCCTGATGCTGACCGCCCGGGACGACAGCCACGATCAGGTGCTGGGCCTGGAAATGGGCGCCGATGACTACGTCACCAAACCTTGCGAACCCCGTGTGTTGCTGGCCCGCGTCCGTACGCTGTTGCGCCGCAGCAGCCTTAGCGAGCCGCAGACCGCCAACGACCGCATTCTCATGGGCAATCTGTGCATCGACCTGTCCGAGCGCACCGTGACCTGGCGCGAACAACTGGTCGAACTGTCCAGCGGCGAATACAACCTGCTGGTGGTGCTGGCCCGACATGCCGGTGAAGTGCTGAGTCGCGACCAGATCCTGCAACGCCTGCGCGGTATCGAATTCAACGGTACCGACCGTTCGGTGGACGTGGCGATCTCCAAGTTGCGGCGCAAATTCGACGATAACGCTGGCGAAGCGCGCAAGATCAAGACCGTGTGGGGCAAGGGTTATCTGTTCAGCCGCTCCGAATGGGAATGCTGA
- a CDS encoding efflux RND transporter periplasmic adaptor subunit: MSKNLLAKLSLLALAMTLSACDKSSNAEEQAPLATVRVETLDARPLSITSELSGRIAAPRIAEVRARVAGVVLQRVFHEGSDVKKGDVLFRIDPAPFKADLDSAEAELRKAEANAFQARLQEQRYAQLIEGNAISGQDYDNARSAVRQTAAEVAANKAAVERAKLNLGYATVTAPISGRIGRALVTEGALVGQNETTPLALIQQLNPIHADLTQSTRELNDLRRAFRSGQLQEVGQGQAKATLIQDDGSLYPLPGKLLFTDITVDPGTGQIILRSEFPNPDLDLLPGSFVRVRLEQAVNQQGISVPQRAIQRDSAGIAQVLLLDADQRVGQQPVELGAVQNDRWIVTAGLKPGDRIVIEGLQHAKPGEKVQIDDSPLPLAQATGQ, from the coding sequence ATGTCAAAGAACCTGCTTGCCAAGCTCAGCCTGCTGGCACTGGCGATGACGCTGAGCGCTTGTGACAAGTCCTCCAACGCCGAAGAACAGGCGCCATTGGCCACCGTGCGCGTCGAAACCCTCGACGCCCGGCCTCTGTCGATCACCAGCGAACTGAGCGGGCGGATTGCCGCGCCCCGGATCGCCGAAGTTCGCGCCCGTGTCGCCGGCGTCGTTTTGCAACGGGTCTTCCACGAAGGCAGCGATGTGAAGAAAGGCGACGTGCTGTTTCGCATCGACCCTGCCCCTTTCAAGGCTGACCTGGACAGTGCCGAAGCGGAACTGCGAAAAGCCGAGGCCAATGCCTTTCAGGCGCGCCTGCAAGAGCAGCGTTATGCCCAGTTGATCGAAGGCAATGCCATCAGCGGCCAGGACTACGACAACGCGCGTTCCGCCGTGCGGCAAACCGCCGCCGAGGTCGCCGCCAACAAGGCCGCCGTGGAGCGGGCGAAACTCAACCTCGGCTACGCCACCGTCACCGCGCCGATTTCCGGGCGCATCGGCCGTGCACTGGTCACCGAAGGTGCGTTGGTCGGGCAGAACGAAACCACGCCACTGGCATTGATTCAGCAGCTGAACCCGATTCATGCCGACCTGACTCAATCGACCCGTGAACTCAACGACCTGCGTCGTGCCTTCCGTTCCGGTCAGTTGCAGGAAGTGGGTCAGGGCCAGGCCAAAGCCACGCTGATCCAGGACGACGGCAGCCTTTATCCGTTGCCGGGCAAGCTGCTGTTCACCGACATCACTGTCGACCCGGGCACCGGCCAGATCATCCTGCGCAGCGAGTTCCCCAACCCGGACCTCGACTTGCTGCCCGGCAGCTTTGTGCGGGTGCGGCTGGAGCAAGCGGTGAATCAGCAAGGCATCAGCGTGCCGCAACGGGCAATCCAGCGTGACAGCGCCGGTATTGCTCAGGTGCTGTTGCTCGACGCGGATCAACGGGTCGGCCAGCAACCGGTCGAGCTGGGCGCCGTGCAAAACGATCGCTGGATCGTCACCGCAGGCCTCAAGCCCGGCGACCGCATCGTCATCGAAGGCCTGCAACACGCCAAGCCCGGCGAGAAAGTGCAGATCGACGATTCCCCTCTTCCACTTGCCCAGGCCACTGGTCAGTAA
- a CDS encoding tetratricopeptide repeat protein, translating to MNSRFAVFSAPLLLAVALSSSLALANGDDEEPAKPNCPKGQVWDSKSQKCVMQTSSLVPDADRTDYAYRLAKDGRYEEALALLDTLKNPNTAKALNYRGYATRKLGRTDEGIGYYLKSVELDPQYAQVREYLGEAYVIKGRLDLAQEQLQQIKSICGNTCEEYQDLAEAIHESSKT from the coding sequence ATGAATAGCCGTTTTGCTGTTTTTAGTGCCCCACTGCTGCTCGCCGTTGCATTGTCCAGCTCCCTGGCATTGGCCAATGGCGATGACGAAGAACCCGCCAAACCCAATTGCCCCAAAGGCCAGGTCTGGGACAGCAAATCGCAGAAATGCGTGATGCAGACCAGTAGCCTCGTACCGGACGCCGATCGCACCGACTACGCCTACCGCCTGGCCAAGGACGGGCGTTATGAAGAAGCCCTGGCCTTGCTCGATACGCTGAAAAACCCGAACACCGCCAAGGCACTTAACTACCGCGGCTATGCCACGCGTAAACTGGGGCGCACCGACGAGGGCATTGGTTATTACCTGAAATCGGTCGAACTCGATCCACAGTACGCGCAAGTCCGCGAGTACCTCGGCGAAGCTTATGTGATCAAAGGCCGCCTGGACCTTGCACAAGAGCAGTTGCAGCAGATCAAATCGATTTGCGGCAACACCTGTGAGGAATACCAGGACCTGGCCGAAGCCATCCACGAATCATCGAAAACCTGA
- a CDS encoding efflux RND transporter permease subunit, protein MPQFFIDRPVFAWVVALFILLAGALAIPQLPVAQYPDVAPPQIEINAVYPGASAQTVDESVVSLIEEELNGADHLLYFESQSSLGSATIKATFQPGTNPEMAQVDVQNRLKVVESRLPQAVNQQGLQVEKVSAGFLLLITLTSTDGKLDDVALSDYLARNVMNEIKRLDGVGKAQLYGAERAMRIWIDPQKLIGFNLTPADVNAAIVAQNAQVSAGSIGDLPTRTTQEITATILVKGQLSTPEEFSDIVLKANADGSTVRIGDVARVEIGSQEYQFGTRLNGKPSTAVGVQLSPGANALSTATLVRAKMDELARYFPANVEYKIPYDTSPFVKVSITKVVYTLVEAMVLVFAVMFLFLQNIRYTLIPTLVVPVALMGTFATMLALGFSINVLTMFGMVLAIGILVDDAIVVVENVERIMVTEGLSPKEATRKAMKQITGAIIGITLVLVAVFIPMAFMQGSVGVIYRQFSLSMATSILFSAFLALTLTPALCATLLKPIAKGDHHAKGGFFGWFNKRFEQLTERYQGWVAYALKRSGRYLMIYGVLLIGLGLCFSRLPSSFLPVEDQGYTITDIQLPPGASKNRTVQVVEQIEAHNAKEPGVGDSTVILGFSFSGSGQNAALAFTTLKDWSDRGNDDSASSIADRANIAFSQIKDAMAFSVLPPPVDGLGTSSGFEFRLQDRGGLGHATLMQARTQLLAAAEKSPILMNVRESALAEAPQVQLIVDRKQANALGVSFADVGSVLSTAVGSAYINDFPNQGRMQRVVVQAEGDQRSQVADLLKIHVRNSSGKMVPLSAFVQAKWTQGPAQLTRYNGYPAISISGEPKPGHSTGEAMAEIERLVAQGPAGLGQEWTGLSLQERLSGSQAPILLGLSLLIVFLCLAALYESWSIPTSVLLVVPLGVLGAVLAVTLRGMPNDVFFKVGLITIIGLSAKNAILIIEFAKSLYDEGHDLIDATLQAARLRLRPIVMTSLAFILGVVPLAIATGASSASQQAIGTGVIGGMITATLAVVFVPVFFVVVMKLVRKRHKDR, encoded by the coding sequence ATGCCGCAGTTCTTTATCGATCGCCCGGTGTTCGCCTGGGTGGTTGCCCTGTTCATCCTGCTGGCTGGCGCCTTGGCCATTCCACAGTTGCCGGTGGCGCAGTACCCCGATGTCGCGCCGCCGCAGATCGAAATCAATGCCGTGTACCCCGGCGCCTCGGCGCAAACCGTGGACGAAAGCGTGGTCAGCCTGATCGAGGAAGAGCTCAACGGCGCCGATCATCTGTTGTATTTCGAGTCCCAAAGCAGTCTCGGCAGCGCCACGATCAAGGCGACTTTCCAGCCGGGCACCAACCCGGAAATGGCCCAGGTGGATGTGCAGAACCGCCTGAAAGTCGTGGAGTCACGCCTGCCGCAAGCGGTCAATCAGCAAGGCTTGCAAGTGGAGAAAGTCTCCGCCGGCTTCCTCCTGCTGATCACCCTGACCTCCACTGATGGCAAGCTCGACGACGTGGCGCTCAGCGATTACCTGGCGCGCAACGTGATGAACGAGATCAAGCGTCTGGACGGTGTCGGCAAGGCTCAGCTGTACGGTGCCGAACGGGCGATGCGGATCTGGATCGACCCGCAGAAGCTGATTGGTTTCAACCTGACACCGGCCGACGTCAACGCGGCCATCGTCGCGCAGAACGCGCAGGTCTCGGCTGGCAGCATCGGCGATCTGCCGACCCGCACCACACAGGAAATCACCGCGACCATTCTGGTGAAAGGCCAGCTGTCGACCCCGGAAGAATTTTCCGACATCGTGCTCAAGGCCAATGCTGACGGTTCGACGGTGCGCATCGGCGATGTGGCGCGGGTCGAGATCGGCAGCCAGGAATATCAGTTCGGCACGCGCCTGAACGGCAAGCCGTCCACCGCCGTCGGCGTGCAGTTGTCGCCTGGCGCCAATGCCCTGAGCACCGCAACGCTGGTGCGGGCGAAGATGGATGAACTGGCGCGCTACTTCCCGGCCAACGTCGAATACAAGATCCCCTACGACACGTCGCCCTTCGTCAAAGTCTCGATCACCAAAGTGGTTTACACCCTGGTCGAGGCGATGGTGCTGGTGTTCGCGGTGATGTTCCTGTTTCTGCAAAACATCCGCTACACGCTGATCCCGACCCTGGTGGTGCCGGTGGCGCTGATGGGCACTTTTGCGACCATGCTCGCGCTGGGGTTCTCGATCAACGTGCTGACCATGTTCGGCATGGTGCTGGCCATTGGCATTCTGGTGGACGACGCCATCGTCGTGGTGGAGAACGTCGAGCGGATCATGGTCACCGAAGGCCTGTCGCCGAAAGAGGCGACCCGCAAGGCGATGAAGCAGATCACCGGCGCGATCATCGGCATTACCCTGGTGCTGGTGGCGGTGTTCATTCCGATGGCGTTCATGCAGGGTTCGGTCGGGGTGATTTACCGGCAGTTCTCGTTGTCGATGGCCACCTCGATTCTGTTCTCGGCGTTCCTCGCCCTGACCTTGACCCCGGCGCTCTGCGCAACGCTGCTCAAGCCGATTGCCAAGGGCGACCATCACGCCAAGGGCGGTTTCTTCGGCTGGTTCAACAAGCGCTTCGAGCAACTGACCGAGCGTTATCAGGGCTGGGTCGCCTATGCGCTGAAACGCAGCGGCCGCTACCTGATGATCTATGGCGTATTGCTGATCGGCCTGGGCTTGTGTTTCAGTCGCCTGCCCTCTTCGTTCCTGCCGGTGGAGGATCAGGGTTACACCATCACCGACATTCAATTGCCGCCCGGCGCGAGCAAGAATCGCACGGTGCAGGTGGTCGAGCAGATCGAAGCCCACAACGCCAAGGAACCCGGCGTTGGCGACAGCACGGTGATCCTCGGCTTCAGCTTCTCCGGCAGCGGGCAGAACGCGGCGCTGGCTTTTACCACGTTGAAAGACTGGTCGGATCGCGGCAACGACGACTCGGCGAGTTCGATTGCCGACCGCGCCAACATCGCGTTCAGCCAGATCAAGGACGCTATGGCGTTCTCGGTCCTGCCGCCACCGGTGGACGGCCTCGGCACCTCCAGCGGTTTCGAGTTCCGCTTGCAGGACCGTGGCGGCCTCGGCCATGCCACGCTGATGCAGGCGCGCACCCAGTTGCTGGCGGCTGCCGAGAAAAGCCCGATCCTGATGAACGTGCGCGAAAGCGCGCTGGCCGAAGCGCCGCAGGTGCAACTGATCGTGGACCGCAAACAGGCGAATGCGTTGGGGGTTTCGTTCGCCGACGTCGGCAGCGTGCTGTCCACTGCTGTCGGTTCGGCCTACATCAACGACTTCCCCAATCAGGGGCGGATGCAACGGGTGGTGGTTCAGGCTGAAGGCGATCAGCGCAGTCAGGTCGCCGATCTGCTGAAGATCCATGTGCGCAACAGCAGCGGGAAAATGGTACCGCTCTCGGCCTTCGTCCAGGCCAAATGGACCCAGGGACCGGCGCAATTGACCCGTTACAACGGCTACCCGGCGATCAGTATTTCCGGCGAACCGAAACCGGGTCACAGCACCGGTGAAGCCATGGCGGAAATCGAACGGCTGGTCGCGCAAGGGCCTGCAGGGTTGGGTCAGGAATGGACCGGGTTGTCGTTGCAGGAACGGCTGTCCGGCAGTCAGGCACCGATTCTGCTCGGCTTGTCGTTGCTGATCGTGTTCCTGTGCCTGGCGGCGTTGTATGAAAGCTGGTCGATTCCGACCTCGGTGCTGCTGGTGGTGCCGCTCGGCGTACTCGGTGCGGTGCTGGCAGTGACCTTGCGCGGAATGCCCAACGACGTGTTCTTCAAGGTCGGGCTGATCACCATCATCGGCCTGTCGGCGAAGAACGCGATCCTGATCATCGAATTCGCCAAGAGCCTGTACGACGAAGGTCACGACCTGATCGACGCCACGCTGCAAGCCGCGCGCCTGCGCCTGCGGCCGATCGTCATGACGTCCCTGGCGTTCATCCTCGGCGTAGTGCCGCTGGCGATCGCCACCGGTGCCAGCTCGGCGAGCCAGCAGGCCATCGGCACCGGGGTGATTGGCGGGATGATCACCGCGACACTGGCGGTGGTGTTTGTGCCGGTGTTTTTTGTGGTGGTGATGAAACTGGTGCGCAAGCGGCATAAAGATCGCTAA
- a CDS encoding anti-sigma factor family protein yields MNDHAKPSDEQLVAYLDDQLDSDQRSRIDAAIAEDSTLNLRLQWLARSSLPFREAYEKVTQQAPLDRLHAMLDTLPSPAPPAMSRRWFLAAAAGLVVSGVLADRLFLGWQASQQKNNWRGLVADYMVLYVPQTLEHLPNDEATQRAQLRTIDARLGLSLLPGALALPRAELKRAQILEYDGMPIAQITYLDPAHGPMALCVTRSNSGSRHFAHERRHGMNVVYWADMEHAWMLIGHNPASELEEMAKVLRGRLSA; encoded by the coding sequence ATGAACGATCACGCGAAACCGTCGGATGAGCAACTGGTGGCCTACCTTGACGACCAGCTCGATAGCGACCAGCGCAGCCGTATCGACGCGGCCATCGCCGAAGATTCGACGCTCAACCTGCGCCTGCAATGGCTGGCCCGCAGCAGCCTGCCATTCCGGGAGGCCTACGAGAAAGTGACACAACAGGCACCGTTGGACCGCTTGCACGCCATGCTCGACACCTTGCCCTCGCCAGCCCCGCCGGCGATGAGTCGACGCTGGTTTCTTGCCGCCGCGGCCGGCCTGGTGGTGAGCGGTGTGCTGGCGGACCGGTTGTTCCTGGGCTGGCAGGCGAGTCAGCAGAAGAACAACTGGCGTGGTCTGGTGGCGGACTACATGGTGCTTTATGTGCCACAAACCCTGGAACACCTGCCCAACGACGAAGCCACGCAACGTGCGCAACTGCGCACCATCGACGCTCGCCTGGGGCTGAGCCTTTTACCAGGGGCACTGGCCCTGCCACGCGCCGAACTCAAGCGCGCGCAAATCCTCGAGTACGACGGCATGCCCATCGCCCAGATTACTTATCTGGACCCGGCGCATGGCCCCATGGCGCTGTGCGTCACCCGCTCCAACAGCGGCAGCCGACACTTCGCACACGAGCGTCGGCACGGGATGAACGTGGTGTATTGGGCCGATATGGAGCATGCGTGGATGCTGATCGGACATAACCCGGCGTCGGAACTGGAAGAGATGGCGAAGGTGCTGCGCGGCCGGTTGAGCGCTTGA